From Corticium candelabrum chromosome 13, ooCorCand1.1, whole genome shotgun sequence, a single genomic window includes:
- the LOC134189150 gene encoding ATP-dependent DNA helicase Q1-like translates to MDSCDDFFDDDVDDSSFALIEDLSTIEVEISQTDEELREIEVHLSLLLHKQEELRERRCRLIERLETSKAARQPAAPESHTGIPNTNANHSSALTDKYGATAAFPWSQQVDDVKQRIFNINKFRPFQIETINATMSKEDVILIMPTGGGKSLCFQLPALVEDGITLVVSPLISLMEDQVDAMRRISVEAAHLTGSSTKEEGSAVQRALTSRGSTLKLLYVTPERIAKSKRFMNHVEKSYELGQLKRIVVDEVHCTSQWGHDFRPDYKKLSIIKLQFPDIPILGLTATATTRVLDDVKQILQIPKCLVFKASFNRENLMYEVKLKPSSAKDCSEELKSIIKKQFLKQSGIVYCLSRNQAEQVAGELSSGGIKAACYHAEMSPTLRTKVHRQWTKNEIQVVVATIAFGMGIDKQDVRFVIHHSVSKTIENFYQETGRAGRDGQMAHCVLYFRSADAYRLSSMVFNTQNGLQGLYSMLRYSLDGSTCRRSLLARHFGEHFDPSQCNSCCDHCQMGPSRLPPEQDISELCQGVLTVVRHNQMNRQRLTALKLAEAWRGIGPSKFRVSSVVAPSLTSEQCESIILYMVVEDILHEEFHFTAYSTISYIVSGSKANAVQSGARRVYFRIPGTVKLNRATCILGDSPSSVKPVAPIVSMHKAPVVIQKAAIQYGDDDDDDVTNSIKISKPVRSTMAAAFQNRVTKARSEGQGGDQAAVNDVKDSVRDELVSSGSRVDCHDGQIDVVCTDSCEIEKAFGDGCQPAKRRKAMLVDLDNDDDANNEWSLFDKL, encoded by the exons ATGGATTCATGTGACGACTTTTTCGATGACGACGTCGACGATAGCAGTTTTGCTCTTATTGAAG ACCTGTCGACGATTGAGGTTGAAATCTCGCAGACAGACGAAGAATTGCGAGAAATAGAGGTTCATTTATCCCTTCTCTTGCATAAACAGGAAGAACTGCGCGAGAGGAGATGTCGTTTGATTGAGAGACTCGAAACAAGCAAAGCGGCTAGGCAACCTGCGGCACCAGAGTCTCACACCGGCATCCCTAATACTAATGCTAACCATTCTAGtgcactgacagacaaatacggTGCGACAGCTGCCTTTCCTTGGTCTCAACAAGTTGATGACGTCAAACAAAGgatatttaatatcaataaatttcgACCGTTTCAGATAGAAACGATTAATGCAACAATGTCGAAGGAAGATGTGATTCTTATCATGCCAACGGGTGGTGGAAAGAGTTTGTGTTTTCAGTTGCCAGCTCTGGTTGAAGACGGCATTACTCTCGTCGTCTCGCCTCTGATTTCGTTGATGGAAGATCAAGTGGATGCGATGAGGAGAATATCTGTTGAAGCTGCACATTTGACTGGCAGCAGTACGAAAGAGGAGGGAAGTGCCGTTCAACGTGCACTCACCTCTCGCGGATCTACTCTCAAGCTTTTGTATGTGACACCCGAGCGCATCGCAAAAAGCAAACGATTCATGAACCATGTTGAAAAATCCTACGAATTAGGACAGCTGAAACGTATCGTAGTTGATGAGGTGCATTGTACTAGCCAATGGGGTCACGATTTTCGACCAGACTACAAGAAACTGTCAATCATCAAACTCCAATTTCCTGACATTCCTATTCTTGGGTTGACGGCCACGGCTACAACTAGGGTTCTTGATGATGTCAAGCAAATTCTTCAAATTCCAAAATGTCTTGTGTTCAAGGCATCATTTAATAGAGAGAATTTGATGTATGAAGTAAAACTTAAGCCAAGCTCTGCAAAAGACTGCTCAGAAGAATTAAAATCAATTATcaaaaaacaatttttgaaaCAATCAG GAATAGTCTATTGCTTGTCTAGGAATCAGGCAGAGCAAGTGGCTGGTGAGTTGAGCAGTGGTGGTATCAAAGCTGCCTGCTATCACGCAGAAATGTCGCCGACTCTCAGGACTAAAGTTCACAGGCAGTGGACCAAGAATGAGATTCAG GTGGTTGTGGCTACCATTGCTTTTGGCATGGGGATCGACAAACAAGACGTTCGTTTTGTAATTCATCACAGTGTCAGCAAGACAATCGAGAATTTCTACCAGGAGACAGGCCGAGCCGGACGTGACGGACAGATGGCACACTGTGTGCTATACTTTCGTAGTGCCGATGCGTATCGATTGAGTTCGATGGTCTTCAATACTCAAAATGGATTGCAGGGACTGTATTCGATGCTAAG ATATTCATTAGATGGCAGTACATGTCGGAGGTCACTTCTTGCACGTCATTTTGGTGAACACTTTGATCCGTCTCAATGTAACTCGTGTTGTGACCACTGCCAAATGGGACCATCACGACTGCCACCGGAGCAAGACATCAGTGAGTTATGCCAAGGCGTATTGACTGTAGTAAGACATAaccaaatgaacagacagagactAACTGCACTTAAACTAGCAGAGGCATGGCGTGGTATCGGTCCGTCGAAGTTCCGTGTCTCTTCGGTTGTGGCTCCTTCTCTAACGAGCGAGCAATGCGAATCGATTATTCTCTATATGGTCGTGGAGGACATACTCCACGAGGAGTTCCACTTCACCGCCTACTCGACTATTAGTTACATCGTCAGTGGTTCGAAAGCGAATGCCGTACAATCCGGTGCCAGACGTGTGTACTTTAGAATACCCGGTACGGTTAAGTTGAATAGAGCGACTTGTATTCTGGGAGACTCTCCGTCGTCTGTAAAACCCGTAGCTCCGATTGTGAGCATGCACAAAGCACCGGTTGTTATTCAGAAGGCTGCAATTCAATACggtgatgacgatgacgatgatgtCACTAATTCGATTAAAATATCTAAACCAGTGCGGTCAACGATGGCTGCTGCTTTTCAAAATCGTGTTACCAAGGCAAGGAGTGAGGGTCAGGGTGGAGACCAGGCTGCAGTGAATGATGTAAAGGATTCAGTCCGTGATGAATTGGTCAGCAGTGGGAGCCGTGTTGATTGCCATGATGGTCAGATTGATGTCGTGTGTACAGACAGTTGTGAGATTGAGAAAGCGTTTGGGGATGGTTGTCAGCCAGCAAAACGCCGTAAAGCCATGTTAGTCGATCTAGACAACGATGATGATGCGAACAACGAATGGTCGCTGTTTGACAAATTGTAG
- the LOC134189001 gene encoding retinol dehydrogenase 14-like isoform X2, producing MLAIIHLQDLRYIGGRMCRSLVMLNGKTVIITGANTGIGKATAIDLAGRGARVIMACKDTQRGQKACGEVKELSGSENVVFGRLDLADLGSVRDFVRKVLEEERQVDVLINNAGVMACPFTKTSDGFEMQLGVNHLGHFLLTNLLLDRLKASAPSRVINVSSKLHDRGQINFEDLQSEKSYGGVRAYAQSKLANVLFTRQLAERLDGTGVTVCSLTPGLVRTELGRHMFRSKLVYRILWVVLYPLYWLVTKSPSQGAQTLIYCAVAEELEGVSGRYYADCAETKLREHAMDDGVAKKLWEISEQLTGLCG from the exons atgcttgcaattatccatttgcaagatctaag ATACATTGGTGGTAGAATGTGTCGCAGTCTTGTTATGTTGAATGGCAAGACCGTCATCATTACTGGTGCAAATACTGGAATCGGCAAGGCAACAGCCATTGACCTGGCAGGTCGTGGAGCACGAGTTATAATGGCTTGTAAAGACACACAGCGTGGACAGAAAGCATGTGGGGAGGTGAAGGAACTGAGTGGTAGTGAGAATGTTGTGTTTGGTCGGTTGGACTTGGCTGATTTGGGCTCTGTACGGGATTTTGTGAGGAAAGTGTTGGAGGAAGAGCGTCAAGTAGATGTGTTGATAAATAATGCAG GAGTTATGGCTTGTCCCTTTACGAAGACATCAGATGGCTTCGAAATGCAACTAGGTGTAAATCATTTGGGTCACTTCTTGCTCACTAATCTACTGCTCGATCGTCTGAAGGCTTCTGCACCGAGTCGTGTTATCAACGTGTCATCGAAACTACACGATCGAGGTCAAATAAACTTCGAGGATCTACAGAGTGAAAAGAGTTATGGTGGCGTTCGTGCATACGCTCAGAGCAAGCTAGCCAACGTTCTCTTTACGAGACAGCTTGCTGAGAGATTGGATGGCACCGGAGTCACTGTTTGCAGTTTGACGCCTGGACTTGTACGAACCGAACTCGGTCGTCACATGTTTAGATCAAAGCTGGTCTATAGAATTCTCTGGGTTGTACTCTATCCCCTCTATTGGTTGGTTACAAAGAGTCCATCGCAAGGCGCTCAGACTCTCATTTATTGTGCTGTGGCTGAAGAACTTGAA GGTGTCAGTGGTAGGTATTATGCTGACTGTGCTGAGACCAAGTTGAGGGAGCATGCGATGGATGACGGAGTAGCCAAAAAGTTGTGGGAAATTAGTGAGCAACTTACAGGATTGTGCGGTTAG
- the LOC134189000 gene encoding uncharacterized protein LOC134189000 yields the protein MNAVCLLFALCVLSTVVVQVKLEAATSAYLQCTSTESTLLVQYNKDLKDCTNDCLCNDEKVLFADDFERGLQITKWPKSYNGRVVADPTNSRNHVLGFSRCKYAGDTFSVPFKTTTEYYRVDFDYYMPAAARVTITDSGWMGFSVDFPGSHIWTFTGHAPYHQSLAVAGSTNGKWKHYSFLYRVQLPGYNWISNPSHMRVMLEETGRTGSNCGHALFDNVVVKEAKVCSKGVLFYDDFEHGYLSSRLWPRNINGYVTSDSTNKVLKFSHCRGGGDAFSNAFSCSTGYYRITFDYKQTVAPAHPYNDGGFLGVANGFPGHNQWFFGSNPNFPGLQHNLGYNSGQWRRYSRIVRVSPGTHQFTHGGTGLSDSIRLIVEQYGSKNCGTVSYDNILVECVAFGCDCN from the exons TGCTTACCTGCAATGCACGTCTACAGAATCCACTCTGCTTGTTCAATACAACAAAG ACCTGAAAGATTGTACCAACGACTGCCTCTGCA ATGACGAGAAGGTTTTGTTTGCTGATGACTTTGAGAGAGGGTTACAGATCACCAAGTGGCCCAAGTCGTACAACGGGCGTGTTGTCGCGGATCCAACAAACAGTCGAAATCACGTACTCGGATTTTCTCGCTGCAA GTATGCTGGTGACACTTTTTCCGTTCCGtttaaaacaacaacagaatatTACAG AGTGGATTTTGACTATTACATGCCAGCTGCAGCTCGAGTGACCATAACAGACAGCGGATGGATGGGTTTCAGTGTAGACTTTCCCGGGAGCCACATCTGGACTTTCACTGGCCACGCGCC ATATCACCAATCTTTGGCCGTGGCTGGATCAACAAATGGAAAGTGGAAGCATTACAGTTTCTTGTATCGTGTCCAGCTGCCTGGCTACAACTGGATAAGCAATCCTTCTCACATGCGTGTTATGTTAGAGGAAACAGGACGAACGGGATCGAATTGTGGGCACGCCTTGTTTGATAACGTCGTCGTGAAAGAGGCAAAAGTGTGCAGCAAGG GTGTTCTCTTCTATGACGATTTTGAACATGGATATCTTAGTTCCCGTTTATGGCCCAGAAACATTAACGGCTATGTTACAAGTGATTCTACAAACAAAGTGCTAAAGTTTAGTCATTGTCGAGGTGGCGGAGACGCATTTTCGAATGCATTCTCTTGCTCCACTGGATATTACAG AATAACTTTCGACTACAAACAGACGGTCGCTCCGGCTCACCCATACAATGATGGAGGATTCTTGGGCGTCGCAAACGGATTTCCTGGCCATAACCAGTGGTTCTTTGGTTCAAACCCAAACTTCCCGGGGCTCCAACACAATCTGGGTTACAATTCTGGTCAGTGGAGACGTTATTCACGCATTGTGAGAGTTTCACCAGGTACACACCAGTTTACTCACGGAGGAACGGGGCTCTCAGATTCTATTCGACTCATTGTGGAGCAGTACGGCAGTAAAAACTGTGGTACGGTTTCGTATGATAACATTCTTGTTGAGTGCGTTGCTTTCGGCTGCGACTGTAACTAG
- the LOC134189001 gene encoding retinol dehydrogenase 14-like isoform X1 has product MEFTVPLSTAAAIATCAATAVIAIIQLKRYIGGRMCRSLVMLNGKTVIITGANTGIGKATAIDLAGRGARVIMACKDTQRGQKACGEVKELSGSENVVFGRLDLADLGSVRDFVRKVLEEERQVDVLINNAGVMACPFTKTSDGFEMQLGVNHLGHFLLTNLLLDRLKASAPSRVINVSSKLHDRGQINFEDLQSEKSYGGVRAYAQSKLANVLFTRQLAERLDGTGVTVCSLTPGLVRTELGRHMFRSKLVYRILWVVLYPLYWLVTKSPSQGAQTLIYCAVAEELEGVSGRYYADCAETKLREHAMDDGVAKKLWEISEQLTGLCG; this is encoded by the exons ATGGAGTTCACAGTGCCACTTTCCACTGCTGCTGCTATTGCGACGTGTGCTGCTACCGCGGTGATTGCCATCATTCAGTTGAAGCG ATACATTGGTGGTAGAATGTGTCGCAGTCTTGTTATGTTGAATGGCAAGACCGTCATCATTACTGGTGCAAATACTGGAATCGGCAAGGCAACAGCCATTGACCTGGCAGGTCGTGGAGCACGAGTTATAATGGCTTGTAAAGACACACAGCGTGGACAGAAAGCATGTGGGGAGGTGAAGGAACTGAGTGGTAGTGAGAATGTTGTGTTTGGTCGGTTGGACTTGGCTGATTTGGGCTCTGTACGGGATTTTGTGAGGAAAGTGTTGGAGGAAGAGCGTCAAGTAGATGTGTTGATAAATAATGCAG GAGTTATGGCTTGTCCCTTTACGAAGACATCAGATGGCTTCGAAATGCAACTAGGTGTAAATCATTTGGGTCACTTCTTGCTCACTAATCTACTGCTCGATCGTCTGAAGGCTTCTGCACCGAGTCGTGTTATCAACGTGTCATCGAAACTACACGATCGAGGTCAAATAAACTTCGAGGATCTACAGAGTGAAAAGAGTTATGGTGGCGTTCGTGCATACGCTCAGAGCAAGCTAGCCAACGTTCTCTTTACGAGACAGCTTGCTGAGAGATTGGATGGCACCGGAGTCACTGTTTGCAGTTTGACGCCTGGACTTGTACGAACCGAACTCGGTCGTCACATGTTTAGATCAAAGCTGGTCTATAGAATTCTCTGGGTTGTACTCTATCCCCTCTATTGGTTGGTTACAAAGAGTCCATCGCAAGGCGCTCAGACTCTCATTTATTGTGCTGTGGCTGAAGAACTTGAA GGTGTCAGTGGTAGGTATTATGCTGACTGTGCTGAGACCAAGTTGAGGGAGCATGCGATGGATGACGGAGTAGCCAAAAAGTTGTGGGAAATTAGTGAGCAACTTACAGGATTGTGCGGTTAG